A genomic segment from Nodularia sphaerocarpa UHCC 0038 encodes:
- a CDS encoding Mo-dependent nitrogenase C-terminal domain-containing protein, protein MKVFDNTTKRFFLASWVSINQTETNHAPVTQLHPSAPPSHGDFLQPLRQRIDNIQINNPKLAHRLCKLIPAQCPFERDVKLFGKTLFHIPPMCKLNPLFEEVVGLRFRALCYLADECGEDVSQYC, encoded by the coding sequence ATGAAGGTATTTGACAATACCACGAAAAGGTTTTTTTTGGCAAGCTGGGTATCGATTAATCAAACAGAGACTAATCATGCTCCTGTAACTCAGCTACACCCTTCGGCTCCTCCGTCTCATGGTGATTTTCTGCAACCCCTGCGGCAGAGAATAGACAATATTCAAATTAATAATCCTAAATTAGCTCACCGCTTGTGCAAACTGATTCCGGCTCAATGTCCCTTTGAGCGCGATGTCAAATTATTCGGGAAAACACTGTTTCACATTCCGCCTATGTGTAAACTCAATCCTCTGTTTGAAGAAGTGGTGGGTTTACGCTTCCGAGCGCTTTGCTACCTTGCCGATGAATGTGGTGAAGATGTATCACAGTACTGCTAA
- a CDS encoding caspase family protein: MANYWAITIGINQYQFFQPLGCAQADAEVLNNFLVQEGGLAQQNCLLMTAASPPIGDRSTYPTKQNILVLLEELTAGFWQPQDHLWLFFSGYGVSYNGKDYLMPVEGNPQLVEETGIEVRSLMQSLQLAEINTVLLLDINRAFGTQADSPVGRETIQLAKQLQIATILSCQFDEFSHESSELGHGFFTAALLEALRSGNANNLTDLDNYLSVLTPELCQHYWRPTQNPLTIFPSHPQAILPQLEVQSYNEVAPSPREPSGVGAVIFPDETFAVPLTAPSIGATTPSNFAKTQNASIWGSAQGVETILGGKSQSVNVSNFIPAIGKLEEQQLSTLAKEQYLNQQHPLKAQMATGGRFIPNVSQPDVSPLADSHADTPLWKQFLFWGGGTMLVVALISVVVLRNQAIFLQSKGISRPSPITATPELQADPFFETSPITPPPKNQSSAQIASNSDSQKRSQAVLDLAKMSLKETQASDLRKAIATASKIQPGEPLYEQAQDNIQIWSQMILDLAEGRAKQKEYTNAIAAAQLVSPDQTLYPQAQALINQWQLEAQQYVGNQTVLDAAQSLIRPGQASTYNRAIEVARRVPPGEPGFDSAEKSINEWSEKILELAKSRADQGNITAAIETATLVPEVTAVYEDAQEAIQKWQARKITN, translated from the coding sequence ATGGCAAATTACTGGGCAATCACAATTGGCATCAATCAATATCAGTTCTTTCAACCCTTAGGTTGCGCTCAAGCAGATGCCGAGGTACTAAATAATTTTTTGGTTCAAGAAGGAGGTTTGGCACAGCAAAATTGTTTATTGATGACAGCTGCTTCCCCACCCATTGGGGATAGATCCACCTATCCCACCAAGCAAAATATTCTCGTATTGCTGGAGGAGTTGACAGCAGGTTTTTGGCAACCACAAGACCATCTCTGGTTATTCTTTAGCGGTTATGGAGTCAGTTACAACGGCAAAGATTACTTAATGCCAGTGGAAGGAAATCCCCAATTGGTAGAAGAAACTGGCATAGAAGTGCGATCGCTGATGCAAAGTCTACAATTGGCGGAAATTAATACAGTACTGTTGCTTGATATCAACCGTGCTTTTGGCACACAAGCAGATAGTCCTGTGGGGCGAGAAACCATACAACTTGCCAAACAATTACAAATTGCCACAATTCTTTCTTGCCAATTCGACGAATTCTCCCATGAAAGTAGCGAACTAGGTCACGGATTCTTCACAGCCGCATTATTAGAAGCTTTGCGTTCTGGTAATGCCAATAACTTGACTGATTTAGACAACTATTTAAGTGTTCTCACCCCAGAATTATGTCAACACTACTGGCGACCGACACAAAACCCGCTCACAATATTTCCATCTCACCCACAAGCAATATTGCCGCAGTTAGAGGTGCAAAGCTACAACGAAGTAGCTCCCAGCCCCAGAGAACCCAGTGGAGTCGGAGCAGTTATTTTTCCAGATGAAACCTTTGCGGTTCCACTCACAGCGCCTTCTATTGGGGCAACAACCCCCAGCAATTTTGCCAAGACCCAAAACGCAAGTATTTGGGGATCAGCCCAAGGTGTGGAAACTATCTTGGGTGGTAAATCCCAATCGGTGAATGTGTCAAACTTCATTCCAGCCATTGGTAAGTTAGAAGAACAACAACTCTCTACCTTGGCTAAAGAGCAATACCTCAACCAACAACACCCGCTAAAGGCGCAAATGGCTACAGGGGGGAGATTCATCCCCAATGTGTCTCAACCAGATGTTTCTCCCTTGGCTGATTCTCATGCAGATACCCCATTGTGGAAACAGTTTTTATTTTGGGGTGGCGGCACTATGTTGGTAGTAGCTTTAATTTCTGTAGTTGTTCTCCGCAATCAGGCGATATTTTTACAAAGTAAAGGAATATCACGCCCATCACCCATTACTGCTACCCCGGAGCTACAAGCTGACCCTTTCTTTGAGACATCACCAATTACTCCTCCCCCAAAAAACCAATCGAGCGCCCAAATTGCTTCTAATTCTGATTCTCAAAAGCGGAGTCAAGCAGTTTTAGACTTAGCGAAAATGTCTCTGAAAGAAACTCAAGCTAGCGATCTGAGGAAAGCGATCGCCACTGCTAGTAAAATTCAACCAGGTGAACCACTCTACGAACAAGCTCAGGACAATATTCAAATTTGGAGTCAGATGATTCTAGATTTAGCAGAAGGTCGTGCCAAACAAAAAGAATATACAAATGCCATTGCTGCGGCTCAATTAGTTTCCCCAGACCAAACCCTTTATCCTCAAGCACAAGCACTAATTAACCAATGGCAGTTAGAAGCTCAACAATATGTGGGTAATCAAACTGTTTTAGATGCAGCACAGTCCTTAATTAGACCTGGACAAGCATCAACATATAATCGTGCCATTGAAGTCGCCAGAAGAGTACCACCCGGTGAACCAGGATTTGACAGCGCCGAAAAATCCATTAATGAATGGAGTGAAAAAATTTTGGAACTTGCTAAAAGTCGAGCTGACCAAGGCAATATCACAGCAGCAATTGAAACGGCTACTTTAGTCCCAGAGGTGACAGCAGTTTACGAAGACGCTCAAGAAGCCATCCAAAAATGGCAAGCCAGAAAAATTACAAATTAA
- the rpmF gene encoding 50S ribosomal protein L32, translating into MAVPKKKTSKSKRDKRRATWRHKAVVEAQKALSLGKSILTGRSTFVYPTTEEEETES; encoded by the coding sequence ATGGCTGTACCTAAGAAGAAAACATCAAAATCCAAACGCGATAAACGTCGAGCCACCTGGAGACATAAAGCTGTTGTTGAAGCTCAAAAGGCTCTATCTCTGGGCAAGTCAATTTTGACTGGACGTTCTACCTTTGTCTATCCCACCACTGAAGAAGAGGAAACCGAATCATAA
- a CDS encoding sulfite oxidase-like oxidoreductase: protein MAGKFFHKPNEEEQKRVPPGQHLAKGFPVLTYGETPQVSTEEWEFRVWGLAKPAILSWSDLIALPQHEFTADFHCVTHWTKLDVKWTGIKVTDFMNLIEVYPQAVHVMEHCYGGYTTNISIEDFVREDNFFAIKLFGEPLTTEHGGPLRLVVPHLYAWKSAKWINGLEFLNEEELGFWELNGYHRRGEPWQQERYSSGLGL from the coding sequence ATGGCAGGAAAATTTTTTCATAAACCAAATGAGGAAGAACAAAAACGCGTTCCTCCCGGTCAACACTTAGCCAAGGGTTTTCCTGTCTTAACCTACGGTGAAACTCCCCAAGTCAGCACAGAAGAATGGGAATTTCGGGTTTGGGGTTTGGCAAAACCTGCAATCTTGAGTTGGTCAGACTTGATAGCATTACCGCAGCACGAATTTACCGCCGACTTTCATTGTGTCACCCACTGGACAAAACTGGATGTCAAATGGACTGGCATTAAGGTGACAGATTTTATGAATTTGATTGAAGTTTATCCCCAAGCGGTTCATGTTATGGAACACTGCTATGGTGGCTATACTACTAATATTTCTATAGAAGACTTTGTACGAGAAGACAATTTTTTTGCTATTAAACTATTTGGTGAACCGTTAACAACAGAACACGGTGGACCATTGCGGTTAGTTGTACCTCATCTCTACGCCTGGAAAAGTGCCAAATGGATTAATGGTTTGGAGTTTCTCAATGAGGAAGAACTAGGTTTTTGGGAGCTTAATGGCTACCACCGCCGTGGTGAACCTTGGCAGCAGGAGCGTTACAGCAGTGGTTTGGGGCTTTAG
- a CDS encoding aldehyde dehydrogenase — MITNELSDVAAIIGKQREFFQTGKTKDITFRLEQLKILKQAIVENKEAVIEALQADLHKPVFETYATEVGVVNEIDEAIKNLKNWTKPKKAAVPWKFFPYSAKIYPEPLGVVLIIGPWNYPLQLIISPLVGAIAAGNCTILKPSEIAPHTSSLVAQIIGKHFNPDYIAVVEGGVETSQKLLAEKFDHIFFTGGTAIGKIVMEAAAKHLTPVTLELGGKSPCIIDSEINLEYTVKRIVWGKFINAGQTCIAPDYLLVDQKIKKDLVDGMKKCLKEFYGDNPATSPDYARIISKKQFDRLANLIKDGEIVIGGETNPEERYIAPTLLDHVSLTDSVMEEEIFGPILPIIEYTDITEAIALINSKPKPLALYIFTQNKNLQKQVLQSTSSGGVCINDTVMQVGVSSLPFGGVGDSGIGSYHGKASFDTFSHYKSVLKNYFWLDLNWRYAPYKDKLSTLKKIVG, encoded by the coding sequence ATGATTACTAATGAATTATCAGATGTGGCTGCAATTATTGGCAAGCAGCGTGAATTTTTTCAGACTGGTAAAACCAAAGATATTACATTTCGCCTGGAACAACTCAAAATTCTCAAACAAGCAATAGTTGAGAATAAAGAAGCAGTCATTGAAGCCCTACAAGCAGATTTACACAAACCAGTATTTGAGACTTACGCTACAGAAGTTGGTGTAGTGAATGAAATCGATGAGGCTATCAAAAATCTCAAGAATTGGACGAAGCCGAAAAAAGCCGCAGTTCCCTGGAAGTTTTTTCCCTACTCAGCCAAAATTTATCCAGAACCGCTAGGAGTTGTTTTAATTATCGGTCCTTGGAATTATCCTTTGCAGCTAATTATCTCACCTTTAGTAGGTGCGATCGCCGCAGGAAATTGTACAATTCTCAAACCTTCAGAAATTGCACCTCATACTTCCAGTTTAGTAGCGCAAATAATTGGCAAACATTTTAACCCAGATTATATTGCTGTAGTAGAAGGCGGTGTAGAAACCAGTCAAAAACTCCTAGCCGAAAAATTTGACCATATCTTTTTTACTGGTGGTACAGCTATTGGCAAAATTGTCATGGAAGCAGCCGCTAAACATCTCACACCAGTTACTTTAGAATTAGGTGGTAAAAGTCCTTGTATTATCGATAGTGAAATTAATTTAGAATACACTGTCAAACGCATTGTTTGGGGCAAATTTATCAATGCTGGACAAACTTGTATTGCGCCTGATTATCTTTTAGTTGATCAAAAAATCAAAAAAGATTTGGTGGATGGTATGAAAAAATGCCTCAAAGAATTTTATGGAGATAATCCCGCAACCAGTCCAGATTATGCTAGGATTATTAGTAAAAAACAATTTGATAGGTTAGCTAATTTAATCAAAGATGGGGAAATTGTTATTGGCGGAGAAACCAACCCTGAAGAACGTTATATTGCGCCTACCTTACTTGACCATGTTTCTTTAACAGATTCCGTCATGGAAGAGGAAATCTTTGGTCCCATTTTACCGATAATTGAATATACAGATATTACAGAAGCGATCGCCTTAATTAACTCTAAACCAAAACCCTTAGCTTTATACATATTTACTCAAAATAAAAACCTGCAAAAACAAGTGTTACAGTCAACCTCATCGGGTGGAGTTTGTATCAACGACACAGTTATGCAAGTTGGTGTTTCATCTTTACCCTTTGGTGGTGTCGGTGATAGTGGAATTGGTAGCTATCATGGTAAAGCTAGTTTTGACACCTTTTCCCATTACAAAAGTGTGTTAAAAAATTACTTCTGGCTTGATTTAAACTGGCGATATGCGCCCTACAAAGACAAATTATCAACCTTAAAGAAAATTGTCGGCTAA
- a CDS encoding hybrid sensor histidine kinase/response regulator: MNSPSSRFDKILVVDDSPDNVFLIKTILEGEGYIISTAENGISALAQLEKSPCDLVLLDLMMPGMDGYEVTRRIRGDTKFQPYIPILLITAHDTPNVAKGLDLGADDFIRKPVTLDELLARVRSLLRLKRSIDERDEIARQRQDFVSRLTHDLRTPLVAADRMLMLFQQGALGNLSPQMEEVITIMARSNLNLLSMVNTLLEVYRFEAGRKTLVFQEVDLIQLLKELVGELTPLAQDKALSIKLDLSEDSTRAMMMGDRLELHRLFTNLIGNAIKFTESGSVNIRLSTVIPSSKINIEVADTGMGIPPEEIETLFERFRQGSHKSSGSGLGLYLSRRIVEAHHGNILVNSELGKGSLFIISLPIKQ, translated from the coding sequence ATGAATTCCCCATCTTCTCGCTTTGACAAAATTCTGGTTGTCGATGACTCTCCTGATAATGTGTTTTTGATCAAAACGATTTTGGAGGGAGAAGGCTATATTATTAGCACCGCAGAAAATGGGATCAGCGCCTTAGCACAACTGGAAAAATCACCTTGTGACTTGGTATTATTGGATTTAATGATGCCCGGAATGGATGGTTACGAAGTCACCAGACGCATCCGTGGAGATACGAAATTTCAGCCATATATCCCCATTCTGCTGATTACAGCCCACGATACGCCCAACGTTGCTAAAGGACTAGACTTGGGTGCTGATGATTTTATCCGCAAACCTGTCACATTAGATGAATTACTCGCCAGGGTGCGATCGCTCTTACGGTTGAAGCGTAGTATAGATGAACGTGATGAAATTGCGCGCCAGCGCCAAGATTTTGTTTCTCGCCTCACCCACGATTTACGCACACCTTTAGTAGCAGCTGACCGAATGTTAATGCTTTTCCAGCAGGGTGCTTTGGGAAACTTATCGCCGCAAATGGAAGAAGTGATCACCATCATGGCTCGCAGTAATCTTAACCTACTATCTATGGTGAATACTTTATTAGAAGTTTACCGCTTTGAGGCAGGTCGCAAAACCCTGGTATTTCAAGAAGTTGATTTAATTCAGTTATTAAAAGAGTTGGTTGGGGAACTGACACCGTTAGCACAAGACAAAGCGCTATCTATCAAACTGGACTTGTCTGAAGATTCAACTAGAGCTATGATGATGGGCGATCGCTTAGAACTGCATCGTTTATTTACAAATTTAATCGGTAATGCCATCAAATTTACTGAATCAGGCTCAGTGAATATCCGGCTTAGTACGGTAATTCCCAGTAGTAAAATAAACATAGAAGTAGCGGATACAGGAATGGGTATACCGCCTGAAGAAATAGAAACGTTATTTGAAAGATTTCGTCAGGGAAGCCACAAAAGTTCCGGAAGTGGTTTAGGATTGTACCTTTCTCGCCGCATCGTCGAAGCACATCACGGTAATATCCTAGTAAATTCCGAGTTAGGTAAAGGTAGTCTTTTCATAATTAGTTTACCCATCAAACAGTAA
- a CDS encoding AAA family ATPase has product MDFAPIKQALINLPDSANEPIVCSVFISELLKILGFNSMETVPSFTTGNGNNAVDYAVRKNSNQDIFIKTKSHPYLLLEAKGRKINLSPNTAQYKGTVKQLKNYLLAPNCKSAQWGIISNANHIQLFRKHGKVIHPELPCVEITPDNLEKVISVIKQKIDAPQKALTVAIYNNKGGVGKTTTTVNLAATLALLGKRTLILDLDPNQQDLTNSLGLKPKADSLYSWLVNKNSPLPDGLISPCKFSTKKGVSWHFDIITSDKKLQHLEEEKLRQMITPLRLRQALEAFKLKYDYILIDSPPNWRFFSQSAVCAADVVLIPTKHNSIFSLENAVTVIKRFVPEIQKQRKDGGPIALPIFFNGESITEAGRRTAEQAIDEIIEKSKKDKVDPMDLKPYFYPKSRPAKQNLDVFGIPSFAHIAGGAFTRVPAAYQHKTAHEYYVALVKEYFLQ; this is encoded by the coding sequence ATGGATTTTGCCCCAATAAAACAAGCACTAATCAACCTACCAGATAGTGCCAATGAACCAATAGTTTGTAGCGTATTTATCTCGGAGTTACTCAAAATATTGGGTTTTAACTCAATGGAAACAGTGCCGTCGTTTACTACAGGTAATGGTAATAATGCTGTTGATTATGCTGTTCGCAAGAACTCTAACCAGGACATTTTCATAAAAACTAAGTCACACCCTTATTTGTTACTAGAGGCCAAAGGAAGGAAAATCAACCTTTCCCCAAATACTGCACAATATAAGGGAACAGTCAAGCAACTCAAAAATTATTTACTGGCTCCCAATTGTAAATCGGCTCAATGGGGAATTATCAGCAATGCCAACCATATCCAGTTATTTAGAAAACATGGCAAAGTCATCCATCCTGAGTTGCCCTGCGTGGAGATTACACCGGATAACCTAGAGAAAGTTATCTCGGTAATTAAGCAGAAAATAGATGCACCACAAAAAGCCTTGACTGTGGCAATTTATAACAACAAGGGTGGAGTCGGTAAAACCACAACCACAGTTAACTTAGCAGCTACTTTGGCACTATTAGGAAAGCGAACCCTGATTCTTGACCTCGACCCCAACCAACAAGACCTCACAAACTCACTAGGTCTGAAACCCAAAGCAGATAGTTTGTATTCGTGGTTGGTAAATAAGAATAGCCCATTACCTGATGGATTAATTAGTCCATGTAAATTCTCCACAAAAAAAGGTGTGTCATGGCACTTTGACATCATTACTAGTGATAAAAAACTTCAACATTTGGAGGAAGAAAAGCTGCGTCAAATGATTACTCCTCTTAGACTGCGACAAGCGTTAGAAGCATTTAAATTGAAATACGACTATATTTTGATTGACTCTCCGCCCAACTGGAGATTTTTTAGCCAGAGTGCAGTTTGTGCAGCAGATGTGGTTTTGATTCCCACAAAGCACAACAGTATCTTTTCACTGGAAAATGCGGTGACAGTAATTAAACGTTTTGTCCCGGAAATTCAAAAACAGAGAAAAGATGGAGGTCCGATTGCTTTACCTATCTTTTTCAACGGTGAATCCATTACAGAAGCCGGAAGACGCACCGCAGAACAAGCTATAGATGAAATTATAGAAAAAAGTAAGAAGGATAAAGTTGATCCTATGGACTTAAAGCCATACTTTTACCCCAAGTCCAGGCCTGCAAAGCAAAACCTCGATGTTTTTGGCATACCGAGTTTCGCGCATATTGCAGGCGGTGCATTTACTCGTGTACCTGCGGCTTATCAACACAAAACAGCCCATGAGTATTATGTGGCATTAGTGAAAGAATATTTTCTGCAATAA
- a CDS encoding Rho termination factor N-terminal domain-containing protein, with protein sequence MSLSNVGNLMCLYRSEIINPGKGTDAPEFFIKAAAKQLMASGGRNWVPVIVKEIAVDKYEVIGNSFVYAIAEEADLERVWCIVTDASEQTFKVTRILSGESIPKINLSTATKNEIKAALQYLIEKPNSELKTVKLAIATNRINEAARKSWKNFEQIPKLRCGITKGKKLDALKEVFDVIPQPESEIITPEVSKPEIITPKVIKLKNLNSLTVPKLKEMAKEQGFPGYNRMRKSELIALLTAG encoded by the coding sequence ATGAGCTTAAGTAATGTAGGAAATTTGATGTGCCTTTATAGGAGTGAAATCATCAACCCAGGTAAAGGCACAGATGCACCAGAATTTTTTATTAAAGCAGCTGCAAAACAATTGATGGCATCAGGTGGACGTAATTGGGTTCCGGTGATTGTGAAAGAAATTGCTGTAGACAAGTATGAAGTCATCGGTAACTCATTCGTTTACGCGATCGCGGAGGAAGCCGATTTAGAAAGAGTATGGTGCATTGTCACAGATGCTAGTGAACAAACATTTAAGGTCACAAGAATTTTAAGTGGTGAGTCAATACCTAAAATTAATTTGTCAACTGCAACCAAAAATGAAATTAAAGCAGCATTACAGTATTTGATTGAGAAACCTAACAGTGAATTAAAAACTGTGAAGCTAGCGATCGCTACCAATCGAATTAATGAAGCTGCACGTAAATCGTGGAAAAACTTTGAGCAAATTCCAAAGCTGAGATGCGGCATCACTAAAGGAAAAAAGCTAGATGCGCTCAAGGAGGTATTTGATGTGATTCCTCAACCAGAATCAGAAATCATTACACCAGAGGTTAGTAAACCAGAAATCATTACACCAAAGGTTATTAAACTTAAGAATTTGAACAGTTTGACAGTTCCTAAGCTTAAAGAGATGGCGAAAGAGCAGGGTTTTCCTGGATATAACAGGATGAGGAAATCAGAACTAATTGCTTTGTTAACAGCAGGTTAA
- a CDS encoding transposase has product MTEQYTDYDSPWKEVIELYFPRFLEFFFPLAEAAIDWTRPYEFLDTELQQLEPDAEIGRRWVDKVAKVWLLDGQEAWVLVHVEVQGQYDSKFPERMYTYNYRLFDRHKKPVISLAILADEQANWRPSSYRYQLGGCRVSLEFPIAKLLDYEQAWESLEQTTNPFGIIVMAHLKTKATQGNPESRLQWKLSLVRQLFQRGYSREDVLELFRFIDWVMLLPEELALSFQTELRSYEEVSRMRYVTSIERLAKQEGIEQGIEQGIEQGVIQMGRDNVIDILETRFGEVPDSIVSVINTIEEASVLKMLLKRAIAIPSTAEFQQILDDLSTRE; this is encoded by the coding sequence ATGACAGAACAATATACCGATTACGATAGTCCCTGGAAAGAAGTTATTGAGTTATACTTTCCCAGATTTCTAGAATTCTTTTTTCCTCTAGCTGAAGCTGCTATCGACTGGACACGCCCTTATGAATTTCTCGATACAGAATTACAACAACTAGAACCTGATGCCGAAATTGGTCGGCGTTGGGTCGATAAAGTGGCAAAAGTTTGGTTACTTGACGGTCAAGAAGCTTGGGTATTAGTTCATGTAGAAGTTCAAGGTCAATATGACAGCAAATTTCCTGAACGGATGTATACCTATAATTACCGCTTGTTTGACCGTCACAAAAAGCCAGTGATTAGCTTGGCTATTTTAGCAGATGAACAGGCGAATTGGCGACCTTCCAGCTACAGGTATCAATTAGGGGGATGTCGGGTAAGTTTAGAGTTTCCCATCGCCAAACTTTTAGACTATGAACAAGCATGGGAAAGTTTAGAACAAACTACCAACCCTTTTGGGATAATAGTAATGGCGCATCTCAAGACCAAAGCGACGCAAGGAAATCCAGAAAGTCGGTTACAGTGGAAATTAAGCCTAGTCAGACAGTTATTTCAACGGGGTTACAGTCGGGAAGACGTTCTGGAATTATTTCGCTTTATTGACTGGGTGATGTTATTACCAGAAGAATTAGCACTGAGTTTTCAAACAGAATTGAGAAGTTACGAAGAGGTTAGTAGAATGCGGTACGTAACAAGTATTGAACGATTAGCAAAACAAGAAGGAATTGAACAAGGAATTGAACAAGGGATTGAACAAGGAGTTATCCAAATGGGTCGAGATAATGTGATTGACATTCTCGAAACGCGGTTTGGAGAAGTACCAGATTCCATTGTTTCAGTTATTAATACCATAGAAGAGGCATCTGTACTGAAAATGCTGCTGAAAAGAGCGATCGCCATTCCTTCTACAGCCGAATTTCAGCAAATTTTAGATGATTTATCTACTAGAGAATGA
- the ureC gene encoding urease subunit alpha has protein sequence MPYKISRRAYAETYGPTVGDRIRLADTELFIEVEQDFTTYGDEVKFGGGKVIRDGMGQSPISNADGAVDLVITNALILDWWGVVKADIGIKDGKIFKIGKAGNPYIQDNIDIIIGPGTEALAGEGMILTAGGIDSHIHFICPQQIEVAIASGITTMIGGGTGPATGTNATTCTPGPWNMYRMLQAADAFPVNLGFMGKGNTSQPQGLVEQVAAGAMGLKLHEDWGTTPATIDTCLSVADEYDVQVAIHTDTLNEAGFVEDTIAAFKHRAIHTYHTEGAGGGHAPDIIKVCGQANVLPSSTNPTRPYTVNTLEEHLDMLMVCHHLDSSIPEDVAFAESRIRRETIAAEDILHDLGAFSMIASDSQAMGRVGEVIIRTWQTSHKMKVQRGSLAGDGLADNNRAKRYVAKYTINPAITHGIAQYVGSVEAGKLADLCLWRPAFFGVKPEIVIKGGMIAWSQMGDANASIPTPQPVHSRPMFGSFAGARHATSLTFVSQAALEREIPTQLGLKKSVVAVSGTRQITKRDMKLNDALPHIEVDAETYQVRADGELLTCEPATVLPMAQRYFLF, from the coding sequence ATGCCTTACAAAATCTCTCGCCGCGCCTACGCAGAAACCTACGGTCCCACAGTAGGCGATCGCATCCGATTAGCAGACACAGAATTATTTATCGAAGTAGAACAAGACTTCACCACTTACGGCGACGAAGTGAAATTTGGTGGCGGTAAAGTCATCCGAGACGGAATGGGACAATCCCCCATTTCTAACGCTGATGGCGCAGTAGATTTAGTCATTACTAATGCCTTAATTCTCGATTGGTGGGGTGTTGTCAAAGCCGATATTGGTATTAAAGACGGCAAAATTTTCAAAATAGGTAAAGCCGGAAATCCCTATATTCAAGACAATATAGATATTATTATCGGACCTGGAACTGAAGCTTTAGCAGGGGAAGGAATGATTCTTACTGCTGGCGGTATTGATAGCCATATTCATTTTATTTGTCCCCAGCAAATTGAAGTGGCGATCGCCTCTGGGATTACTACCATGATTGGTGGTGGTACTGGACCCGCTACGGGAACAAACGCCACCACCTGCACCCCTGGCCCCTGGAATATGTACCGGATGTTACAAGCTGCGGATGCTTTCCCCGTTAACTTAGGATTTATGGGTAAAGGTAACACCAGTCAACCCCAGGGACTTGTAGAACAAGTAGCCGCAGGTGCAATGGGGTTAAAACTACATGAAGACTGGGGAACTACCCCCGCTACTATTGATACTTGTCTGAGTGTTGCGGATGAATATGATGTGCAAGTGGCAATTCATACTGATACTCTCAATGAAGCCGGATTTGTGGAAGATACCATTGCAGCTTTCAAACATCGTGCTATCCATACTTACCATACCGAAGGCGCAGGCGGGGGACACGCACCAGATATTATTAAAGTTTGCGGACAAGCCAACGTTTTACCATCTTCTACTAATCCCACACGCCCTTACACCGTCAACACCTTAGAAGAACATCTAGATATGTTGATGGTCTGTCATCACCTTGATTCCAGCATTCCCGAAGATGTGGCTTTTGCTGAGTCTCGCATTCGCCGGGAAACCATCGCTGCGGAAGATATTTTGCACGACTTAGGCGCGTTTAGTATGATTGCTTCCGATTCCCAAGCAATGGGGCGAGTTGGTGAGGTAATAATTCGCACTTGGCAGACATCCCATAAAATGAAGGTGCAGCGCGGAAGCCTTGCAGGAGATGGACTTGCAGATAATAATCGCGCTAAACGATATGTTGCTAAATACACAATTAATCCAGCAATTACTCACGGAATTGCCCAGTATGTAGGTTCAGTAGAAGCGGGTAAACTTGCAGATTTATGTTTGTGGCGACCAGCGTTTTTTGGTGTAAAACCAGAAATAGTCATTAAAGGAGGAATGATTGCTTGGTCACAGATGGGTGATGCTAATGCTAGTATTCCCACACCCCAACCTGTGCATAGCCGACCGATGTTTGGTAGTTTTGCAGGGGCGCGTCACGCCACATCTTTAACCTTTGTTTCCCAAGCAGCTTTAGAAAGGGAAATTCCCACTCAGTTGGGATTAAAAAAATCTGTTGTCGCCGTTTCCGGGACACGTCAAATCACTAAACGAGATATGAAGCTAAATGATGCTTTACCACATATAGAAGTAGATGCAGAAACCTATCAAGTCAGGGCTGATGGTGAACTGCTAACTTGTGAACCCGCAACCGTTTTACCAATGGCGCAAAGATATTTCTTGTTTTAG